In a genomic window of Flavobacterium crassostreae:
- a CDS encoding DUF4252 domain-containing protein, with the protein MKKAILSLVVLLFTNALLAQTSFDKFSNHEEVTTIIVNKKMLELMSKVSVDASDQETQRYMSLIKKLDNLKVFSTASTKISMDMKAAATAYAKTAGLEELVRIQENGKNIWIATKPANDSINIKELLLFMESTNSENQTILMSMLGTFDLNEIAILTDKMHLPGGSDIKKATKVQRN; encoded by the coding sequence ATGAAAAAAGCAATACTTAGCCTGGTGGTACTTTTGTTTACAAATGCTTTATTGGCTCAAACTAGCTTTGATAAATTTAGCAACCACGAAGAGGTAACCACAATTATAGTCAATAAAAAAATGTTGGAACTAATGAGTAAAGTTAGTGTCGATGCTTCAGACCAAGAAACACAAAGGTATATGAGCTTGATAAAAAAATTAGACAATCTAAAAGTTTTTTCGACCGCCAGTACTAAGATTTCTATGGATATGAAAGCAGCGGCTACTGCTTATGCCAAAACGGCCGGTTTAGAAGAGCTAGTGCGTATTCAAGAAAATGGCAAAAATATTTGGATTGCTACCAAACCCGCAAACGATAGTATTAATATCAAAGAGCTGCTATTGTTTATGGAAAGCACCAATTCAGAAAATCAAACCATTCTGATGAGCATGCTTGGTACTTTTGATTTGAATGAAATTGCCATACTTACCGATAAAATGCATCTTCCTGGCGGTTCGGATATAAAAAAGGCAACCAAAGTTCAAAGAAATTAA
- a CDS encoding rhodanese-like domain-containing protein, whose product MKKVEELIQQNSGTIIDVRSYGEFMAGSVAGAINIALNEIPERLEELKNLPSPLILCCASGNRSGQAEHFLSEQGVACYNGGSWLELNYYKSQNIL is encoded by the coding sequence ATGAAAAAAGTAGAAGAATTAATACAGCAAAATTCCGGCACCATTATAGATGTGCGTTCTTATGGAGAGTTTATGGCAGGTAGCGTAGCGGGAGCTATAAATATTGCCTTAAATGAAATTCCAGAAAGACTTGAAGAGTTAAAAAACCTCCCTTCGCCTCTAATTTTATGTTGCGCCTCTGGCAACAGAAGTGGTCAAGCAGAGCATTTTTTGTCCGAACAAGGTGTTGCGTGTTATAATGGCGGATCTTGGTTAGAATTAAACTATTATAAATCTCAAAACATACTATAA
- a CDS encoding transketolase, which translates to MKPNTQQLNDLTIQVRRDILRMVHAVNSGHPGGSLGCTEFLVALYQNLMERKEGFDMDGIGEDLFFLSNGHISPVFYSILARSGYFPVAELATFRLINSRLQGHPTTHDNLPGVRIASGSLGQGLSVGIGAAQAKKLNKDNHLIYTLHGDGELQEGQNWEAIMYASAKKVDNLIATIDLNGKQIDGTTDEVLAMGSIKAKFEAFDWDVVEITKGNDITAIIVGMNEAKSRTGKGKPVCVLLHTEMGNGVDFMMHTHAWHGKAPNDAQLELAFAQNPETLGDY; encoded by the coding sequence ATGAAGCCTAACACACAACAATTAAACGATTTAACTATCCAAGTAAGAAGAGATATTCTTCGAATGGTACACGCCGTAAACTCTGGGCATCCTGGAGGTTCATTAGGATGTACAGAATTTCTAGTTGCCTTATACCAAAACCTCATGGAACGCAAAGAAGGTTTTGATATGGACGGAATTGGCGAAGATCTTTTCTTTTTATCCAATGGACATATCTCTCCCGTATTTTACAGCATTTTGGCCAGAAGCGGTTATTTTCCGGTTGCTGAGTTAGCTACATTCCGATTGATCAATTCTAGATTGCAAGGACATCCAACAACCCATGACAATTTGCCAGGAGTGCGTATAGCATCCGGTTCTTTAGGTCAAGGTTTGTCTGTAGGGATTGGTGCTGCACAAGCAAAAAAATTAAATAAAGACAACCACTTAATCTACACTCTTCATGGAGATGGTGAATTGCAAGAAGGGCAAAACTGGGAAGCAATTATGTATGCTTCGGCCAAAAAAGTAGACAATCTTATTGCAACAATTGACCTTAACGGAAAACAAATTGACGGTACCACCGATGAAGTTTTGGCCATGGGAAGCATTAAGGCAAAATTTGAAGCCTTTGATTGGGATGTTGTAGAGATAACCAAAGGAAATGATATCACTGCTATTATTGTAGGGATGAATGAAGCGAAGTCTAGAACCGGAAAAGGAAAACCAGTTTGTGTATTATTACATACCGAAATGGGTAATGGAGTAGACTTTATGATGCACACCCATGCTTGGCACGGAAAAGCACCCAATGATGCCCAACTAGAACTTGCATTTGCGCAAAACCCAGAAACCTTAGGAGATTACTAA
- the cobT gene encoding nicotinate-nucleotide--dimethylbenzimidazole phosphoribosyltransferase — MTYLDEILKSRRDTRHFTKDPVPEEVIQKALQAGHWAPSVGLTDATKYYLIKSDSIKKAVKKLFVDFDQKAANQTDNESQKKAYKALKLEAIEEAPLGLVIGYDRSVLNHFTIGTVGSNEAIKFSSVCAAQNIWLSLTEQGYSMGWISILNYHQFKQLLGLPDHIEPLGYFCVGKPATNYGNQPMLQQLNWKQKTTAPFVQEINFANPINTATAKEPANRTTNSQTNCNTAISVALKAKIDHKTKPKGSLGFLEDIALQIGQIFQTTTPEIKKPHLIVFAADHGIAEHGVSTYSQDVTQQMLTNFLAGGAAINVFCNQHNIQLLVVDAGVNYDFGANSNLISAKIAKGTQSFLHGPAMSGTELDLCFAKGAAIVADVAKTESNCICFGEMGIGNTSTASVLMHILTKIPIKECVGKGTGASSEQLEHKIAILETAVQNYNKTDILEQQLAYFGGFEIFQIAGAMLEAYRHNMLIVVDGFICTVAYLIALKQNPLLKKNALFSHESAEQAHKKLLDYLDARAILQLDLRLGEGTGCAIAFPIIESALAFLNKMATFESANVNSK, encoded by the coding sequence ATGACCTACTTAGATGAAATCCTAAAATCCCGTAGGGATACCCGACACTTTACCAAAGATCCCGTTCCTGAAGAGGTTATTCAAAAAGCATTGCAAGCAGGACATTGGGCCCCCTCAGTAGGTTTGACAGATGCTACCAAATACTACTTGATAAAATCCGATTCTATCAAAAAAGCAGTTAAAAAATTGTTTGTAGATTTTGACCAAAAAGCAGCAAATCAAACCGATAATGAGTCCCAAAAAAAAGCATACAAAGCCTTAAAACTAGAAGCCATAGAAGAAGCGCCACTAGGCTTAGTGATTGGTTATGATCGGTCTGTTTTGAACCATTTTACAATAGGTACAGTGGGCAGCAACGAAGCAATAAAGTTTAGTTCCGTTTGTGCAGCTCAAAATATTTGGTTGTCTTTGACAGAGCAAGGCTATTCTATGGGGTGGATTTCGATACTAAATTACCACCAATTTAAGCAACTACTCGGATTGCCAGATCATATAGAGCCATTGGGGTACTTTTGCGTAGGCAAGCCAGCAACCAATTATGGCAACCAACCCATGCTACAACAATTAAATTGGAAACAAAAAACAACAGCCCCTTTTGTGCAAGAAATAAATTTTGCAAACCCGATTAATACCGCTACAGCAAAAGAGCCCGCAAACCGTACAACCAATTCGCAAACCAATTGTAATACCGCTATTTCAGTTGCCTTAAAAGCAAAAATAGACCACAAAACCAAGCCTAAAGGTTCTTTGGGTTTTTTGGAAGACATAGCGCTACAAATTGGACAAATTTTTCAGACCACAACCCCGGAGATAAAAAAGCCACATTTGATAGTTTTTGCAGCAGATCATGGCATTGCAGAGCATGGCGTAAGCACCTATTCGCAAGACGTAACCCAACAAATGTTGACAAATTTTCTGGCAGGTGGAGCAGCCATTAATGTGTTTTGCAACCAACATAACATCCAACTATTGGTGGTAGATGCGGGAGTAAATTATGATTTTGGAGCCAATTCTAATTTGATTTCGGCCAAAATAGCCAAAGGTACCCAATCTTTTTTGCATGGCCCAGCAATGAGTGGTACAGAATTGGATTTGTGTTTTGCCAAAGGAGCCGCAATTGTAGCCGATGTAGCCAAAACAGAAAGCAACTGCATTTGTTTTGGAGAAATGGGCATAGGCAACACCTCCACCGCTTCGGTATTGATGCACATACTAACAAAAATTCCGATTAAGGAATGCGTAGGCAAAGGCACAGGAGCTAGTTCAGAGCAGTTAGAGCATAAAATTGCAATTTTAGAAACAGCAGTCCAAAACTATAACAAAACCGATATTTTGGAGCAACAACTTGCCTATTTTGGCGGGTTTGAAATTTTTCAGATAGCAGGCGCAATGCTAGAAGCCTACCGGCATAACATGCTTATTGTGGTAGATGGATTTATTTGTACCGTTGCCTATTTAATAGCTCTAAAACAAAACCCTTTACTCAAAAAAAATGCCCTATTTAGCCACGAATCTGCAGAGCAAGCACACAAAAAACTCTTAGATTATCTAGACGCAAGGGCTATATTGCAATTGGATTTACGCTTAGGCGAAGGTACTGGTTGTGCAATTGCTTTTCCAATTATAGAATCTGCGTTGGCTTTTTTGAATAAAATGGCCACTTTTGAAAGCGCTAATGTAAACTCTAAATAA
- a CDS encoding diphthine--ammonia ligase — translation MSRHFMTSWSGGKDCCYAMMLAINQGWVPKVLLNMMHENGKRSRSHGLPLSILKQQAQRMQLPLVAIAATWQDYEQKFIHTLQDLKTQYHLDAAVFGDIDLQAHKDWEDMVCKAARIQSILPLWQQDRIDLVHQMIQNDIQTRIVSCNTYMGEGYLGKLLTKDLATELKQKGIDPCGENGEFHTLVVNCPLFSQPIILPEFSVATHNDYCFVVWPEETEQLAQP, via the coding sequence ATGAGTAGGCATTTTATGACCTCGTGGAGTGGCGGAAAAGACTGTTGTTATGCTATGATGTTAGCAATAAACCAAGGTTGGGTTCCCAAAGTACTACTCAATATGATGCACGAAAACGGCAAAAGATCCCGTTCTCATGGTTTGCCTTTATCCATTTTGAAGCAACAAGCTCAAAGAATGCAACTACCATTAGTAGCCATAGCAGCCACTTGGCAAGATTATGAACAAAAATTTATCCATACCCTACAAGATCTAAAAACCCAATACCATCTAGATGCCGCTGTTTTTGGAGATATCGATTTGCAAGCCCATAAAGATTGGGAAGATATGGTTTGTAAAGCCGCAAGGATACAATCTATTTTACCTTTGTGGCAACAAGACAGAATAGATTTAGTACACCAAATGATACAAAATGATATCCAGACCAGAATTGTTTCCTGCAATACCTACATGGGAGAAGGATATTTAGGAAAACTTTTGACCAAAGATTTAGCAACCGAATTAAAACAAAAAGGGATTGATCCTTGTGGAGAGAACGGAGAGTTTCATACCTTGGTGGTAAATTGCCCGCTTTTTTCGCAGCCCATTATCCTACCAGAGTTTTCGGTTGCTACCCATAATGATTACTGCTTTGTGGTTTGGCCCGAAGAGACAGAGCAACTTGCCCAACCCTAA
- a CDS encoding adenosylcobinamide-GDP ribazoletransferase gives MKKQVHLFFTALLFYTRIPCPKNIDHNPEYLNQATRYFPLIGWIVGAVAFGVFVWSNYLTTPEIAVVVSMVISVLVTGAFHEDGFADVCDGFGGGWTKEKILLIMKDSAIGAYGAIGVVLLLLLKFMALIALVKATFLLSTTPYLFCFGWFVTAHSLSRLAAISIIFTEEYSREDASSKSKPIAQSFTWVEVLGAFFFGLLPLLALAYLQWQVLLVLLPVFGTRFLMARYFKKWISGYTGDCLGATQQVCEVVYYITMVVLWKFI, from the coding sequence ATGAAAAAACAAGTACATCTATTTTTTACAGCACTGCTATTTTATACCCGAATTCCGTGTCCTAAAAACATAGATCATAATCCGGAATATTTAAACCAAGCTACGCGTTATTTTCCTTTAATTGGTTGGATAGTTGGAGCAGTGGCCTTTGGAGTATTTGTTTGGAGTAATTATCTAACCACCCCCGAAATAGCAGTGGTTGTATCGATGGTTATTTCGGTTTTGGTTACGGGAGCTTTTCATGAAGATGGTTTTGCGGATGTTTGTGATGGTTTTGGCGGCGGATGGACCAAAGAAAAAATCCTTTTGATTATGAAAGATAGCGCCATAGGAGCCTATGGTGCCATTGGGGTGGTTTTGTTATTATTGCTAAAATTTATGGCACTTATTGCTTTGGTAAAAGCCACATTCTTGCTTAGCACAACACCATATTTATTTTGTTTTGGATGGTTTGTCACGGCACATTCTTTGAGTCGTTTGGCAGCAATATCTATTATTTTTACCGAAGAATATTCTCGCGAAGATGCCAGTAGCAAGAGCAAGCCTATTGCCCAAAGTTTTACATGGGTAGAAGTTCTAGGAGCATTCTTCTTTGGATTACTACCTCTTTTGGCTTTGGCTTATTTGCAATGGCAAGTACTATTGGTTTTGCTACCTGTTTTTGGAACTAGATTTTTGATGGCTCGATATTTTAAAAAATGGATTTCGGGATATACCGGAGATTGTTTGGGAGCAACCCAACAAGTTTGTGAGGTGGTTTATTATATAACGATGGTTGTTTTATGGAAGTTTATTTAG
- a CDS encoding TonB-dependent receptor plug domain-containing protein, with protein MNKKILRISAIALLFAMHGMAQEQKPNPLEEVVILDSKFALPKEKSGKVIVSITAADLKKKQGQSLASILSTVAGVEINGNQSRNGKDLGVYLRGGRGHQVLILIDGVPVTDASGINLSYDLRLLPVEQIESIEIMKGAASTLYGSGAATGVISITLKKATNQKIAANVHMDMGTQMVAKQKDYSVNDFNQGFGLHGKIQKINYFASLNSTETTGISEAKPRLNQTPFEEDRFSRVNSLVKVGFVPNQKLSFDFFANYDKMKNEFDSGSFADNPNNFGTSEQYRVGVTPKYRYNKGELVLQTSANLMDRSLFNFGSFSYYRSRSVNADAFNKYKINNQVVVITGAQFQFHEMSNKSDYSVIPTELAKFNMIDPYATGVYNSDFGFNLNAGTRLNVHSKYGTNLVFNVNPSYSLGSLPLKVLASYSTAFVAPSLYQLYSSYGDLDLSPEEDATVELGFEASFLDKKATLSSVAFLREETNAIGFDLMTYKYFNVAGINKARGVETMISYAWSDRATIHANYTFTELEKQSRILNPKHKANLELAFQASSRLNLAASYQFVSDRYLEYTTYPAPAYAPVLNTAILEDYQLVNMNLRYELIKNRMHVFAAANNILDKDFVESRGFSTRGRNIKAGLTILL; from the coding sequence ATGAACAAAAAAATCCTTCGCATTAGTGCGATTGCATTGTTGTTTGCCATGCATGGTATGGCGCAAGAACAAAAACCAAATCCGTTAGAAGAAGTAGTAATTTTAGACTCAAAATTTGCTTTACCAAAAGAAAAATCTGGTAAAGTAATTGTGAGCATTACTGCTGCAGATTTAAAGAAAAAGCAAGGCCAATCTTTAGCAAGTATATTGAGTACTGTTGCTGGAGTAGAAATTAACGGAAACCAAAGCCGTAATGGTAAAGATCTAGGGGTTTATTTACGTGGCGGTAGAGGACATCAGGTTTTGATTTTGATCGATGGTGTTCCAGTTACAGATGCCTCGGGTATTAATTTGTCGTATGATTTGCGCTTGCTACCTGTAGAACAGATTGAAAGCATCGAAATCATGAAAGGAGCCGCAAGCACCTTATACGGTTCTGGCGCCGCTACAGGAGTAATTAGTATTACTCTAAAAAAAGCAACCAATCAAAAAATTGCCGCAAATGTGCACATGGATATGGGGACACAAATGGTAGCCAAACAAAAGGATTATAGCGTTAATGATTTTAACCAAGGTTTTGGTTTGCATGGCAAGATTCAAAAAATAAATTATTTTGCCTCGTTAAATAGTACCGAAACCACAGGTATATCCGAAGCAAAACCACGCCTTAACCAAACTCCTTTTGAAGAAGATCGTTTTTCGAGGGTCAACTCTTTAGTAAAGGTAGGTTTTGTACCGAACCAAAAACTAAGTTTTGATTTTTTTGCCAATTATGACAAAATGAAAAATGAATTTGACTCCGGATCCTTTGCAGATAACCCAAATAATTTTGGCACCTCAGAACAATATAGAGTAGGAGTAACCCCAAAGTACCGATACAATAAAGGAGAATTGGTTTTGCAAACGAGTGCCAATTTAATGGATCGATCCCTATTTAATTTTGGAAGCTTTTCTTACTACAGATCCAGAAGCGTCAATGCAGATGCCTTCAATAAATACAAAATCAACAATCAGGTCGTTGTGATTACTGGAGCGCAATTTCAGTTTCATGAAATGTCCAACAAAAGTGATTATAGTGTTATTCCAACAGAATTGGCAAAATTTAATATGATAGACCCTTATGCAACGGGAGTTTATAATTCGGATTTTGGATTTAATCTAAATGCAGGAACACGTTTAAATGTGCACAGCAAATATGGAACTAATTTAGTGTTTAATGTAAATCCATCCTACAGCCTGGGTAGCCTACCACTTAAGGTGCTAGCGTCGTATAGCACGGCTTTTGTGGCGCCAAGTTTGTACCAATTGTATTCTTCTTACGGAGATCTAGACTTGTCTCCAGAAGAAGACGCTACGGTCGAATTGGGTTTTGAGGCTAGTTTTTTAGATAAAAAAGCCACCCTGTCTTCTGTTGCTTTTTTGAGAGAAGAAACCAATGCCATTGGTTTTGACCTAATGACCTACAAGTATTTTAATGTTGCAGGAATAAATAAAGCAAGAGGCGTAGAGACTATGATTAGCTACGCATGGAGTGATAGAGCAACTATTCATGCCAACTATACTTTTACGGAATTAGAAAAGCAATCTAGAATTTTAAACCCGAAACACAAAGCGAACTTAGAGTTGGCTTTTCAGGCTAGCTCGCGTTTAAATTTGGCTGCAAGTTACCAATTTGTTTCGGATCGTTATTTAGAGTATACCACTTATCCCGCACCAGCATATGCTCCGGTGTTGAATACTGCAATACTGGAGGATTATCAATTGGTTAACATGAACCTTCGGTACGAATTGATTAAAAACAGAATGCATGTTTTTGCAGCAGCAAATAATATTTTAGATAAAGATTTTGTAGAATCTAGAGGTTTTAGTACAAGAGGAAGAAATATCAAAGCCGGTTTGACTATTTTATTATAA
- a CDS encoding S41 family peptidase, producing the protein MRTTLVFALVVFCCSSLFLSCQDMDDVPTTDNLVVQDFVWKGLNLYYLWQPEVVNLADKRFVNQQDLNHFLTGFSAPKDVFNALLMDKSIDRFSWIVDDYLALEGTLEGTTKNNGLKYALAYKPGSTQELIGYVRYVIPNSSAAANKVQRGMLFYGIDGSQLTLSNYRSLLAKENYSINLATYQNGIIIPGTESIALTKTVLSEDPIFIHKIISKADHQIAYVMYNGFYSAYDTALNEIFATFKNQKITDFVLDLRYNAGGSINTATRLASMLTGQYTGKIFAKQQWNPKINSYFESNNPRALQNNFTDKIDNQAIHSLNLNQIYILTSKNTASASELIINGLKPYLNVIQIGDVTTGKNVGSVTLYDSPTFGKKNRNPKHRYAMQPIVLKMVNATGQGNYTKGIEPDFLLLEKVSNLGVLGTDTEPLLGAAIAKITGVNPMAKHLIVEPTLVPFYENKTPPEPNTMYLEEAPEGILKALD; encoded by the coding sequence ATGAGAACAACCTTGGTATTTGCACTAGTAGTATTTTGTTGTAGCAGCCTTTTTCTGAGTTGTCAAGATATGGATGACGTACCTACTACAGACAATTTAGTGGTTCAAGATTTTGTATGGAAAGGGCTCAACTTGTATTATTTATGGCAACCAGAGGTAGTAAATCTAGCCGATAAACGCTTTGTAAATCAGCAGGATTTAAACCATTTTCTGACCGGATTTTCGGCTCCAAAAGACGTATTCAATGCCTTATTGATGGATAAATCTATAGATCGTTTTAGCTGGATTGTGGATGATTATTTAGCCCTAGAAGGTACATTAGAAGGAACAACCAAAAACAACGGCTTAAAATATGCTCTGGCCTACAAGCCTGGCAGTACTCAAGAGTTGATTGGCTACGTTAGGTATGTAATCCCCAACTCTAGTGCGGCAGCCAACAAGGTGCAACGTGGTATGTTGTTTTATGGCATAGACGGCAGCCAACTAACGCTGAGCAACTACCGATCGTTGCTCGCTAAGGAAAATTATAGCATAAATCTTGCTACCTATCAGAATGGCATCATTATTCCTGGCACAGAATCTATTGCATTGACCAAAACGGTTCTATCCGAAGATCCGATATTTATTCATAAAATAATCTCTAAGGCAGACCATCAAATTGCCTATGTAATGTACAACGGATTTTATAGCGCATACGATACGGCTTTAAATGAAATATTTGCCACTTTTAAGAATCAAAAAATAACCGATTTTGTTTTGGATCTCCGATACAATGCTGGAGGATCTATAAACACCGCTACCCGATTGGCTAGCATGCTAACGGGGCAGTATACCGGCAAAATTTTTGCAAAACAGCAGTGGAACCCAAAAATTAATAGCTATTTTGAATCCAATAATCCTCGAGCACTCCAAAATAATTTTACAGACAAAATAGATAACCAAGCCATCCATAGCTTAAATCTCAACCAAATTTACATTTTAACCTCCAAAAATACCGCATCTGCTAGTGAATTAATCATTAATGGATTAAAACCATACCTCAACGTTATTCAGATAGGAGATGTGACTACGGGCAAAAACGTAGGTTCGGTAACTCTATACGACTCCCCTACTTTTGGCAAAAAAAACCGAAACCCAAAACACCGTTATGCCATGCAACCCATTGTTCTAAAAATGGTCAACGCTACTGGCCAAGGCAACTATACCAAAGGGATTGAACCTGATTTTTTGCTGCTTGAAAAAGTATCTAACTTAGGGGTTTTAGGAACAGACACAGAACCTTTATTAGGTGCCGCTATTGCAAAAATTACTGGGGTTAACCCCATGGCAAAACACCTTATTGTAGAGCCAACATTAGTCCCGTTTTACGAAAATAAAACACCTCCAGAGCCCAACACCATGTATCTGGAAGAAGCTCCAGAAGGTATTTTGAAGGCCTTGGATTAA
- the cobU gene encoding bifunctional adenosylcobinamide kinase/adenosylcobinamide-phosphate guanylyltransferase: MIYLITGGERSGKSSYAESLAQQLSDTPMYVATARKWDADFQNRIARHQKDRDKHWINIEKEKYWSEIDFVEKVAVIDCVTLWLTNFFVDTNHDVSLCLEQAKAEFAKIAAQPNATIIIVTNEIGMGVHAATPMGRKFTELQGWMNQYLAQNAHKVVVMISGIPLTIKG; encoded by the coding sequence ATGATATACTTAATTACTGGCGGGGAGCGTTCCGGAAAAAGCAGCTATGCCGAGAGTCTAGCCCAACAACTCTCCGATACGCCAATGTATGTAGCTACGGCCCGAAAATGGGATGCAGATTTTCAAAACAGAATTGCACGCCATCAAAAAGACCGAGACAAGCACTGGATAAATATAGAAAAAGAAAAATATTGGAGCGAAATTGATTTTGTAGAAAAAGTTGCCGTAATAGACTGTGTTACATTATGGTTAACCAATTTTTTTGTAGATACCAACCATGACGTATCCTTGTGTTTAGAACAAGCCAAAGCAGAATTTGCCAAAATAGCAGCCCAACCCAATGCAACCATTATTATCGTTACCAATGAGATAGGAATGGGAGTACATGCCGCCACACCCATGGGACGAAAATTTACAGAACTACAAGGATGGATGAACCAATATTTGGCACAAAACGCCCATAAAGTAGTGGTAATGATTTCTGGAATTCCGCTAACCATAAAAGGATGA
- a CDS encoding transposase produces the protein MIGFARLAKWHEKVNQSGFKSFNTISRSIMNHYQSILNYFDNRSTNASAESFNAKIKAFRSQFRGVRNVEFFLFRLTTIYA, from the coding sequence ATCATTGGTTTTGCCAGACTAGCTAAATGGCATGAAAAAGTAAATCAATCTGGTTTTAAGTCTTTCAATACAATCTCAAGATCGATAATGAATCATTATCAAAGCATATTAAACTATTTTGATAACAGAAGTACTAATGCATCAGCAGAATCCTTTAACGCCAAAATAAAAGCTTTTAGATCTCAGTTTAGAGGTGTTCGAAATGTAGAATTCTTTCTTTTTAGGCTAACTACTATTTATGCCTAA
- the cobC gene encoding alpha-ribazole phosphatase family protein has protein sequence MEVYLVRHTQTVCKKEICYGQSDVGLLAPYLPIFEEIKAQIPVGATVYSSPLSRCVYLAKYLSESPILDHRLLEMNFGDWELQPWNAIAPEELQPWMDDFVNIQVPNGESFVELYQRVDDFFKKELLSNPSGPVVLVTHAGVIRSILCKISSLALKDAFQNKVDFGAVIQIKIG, from the coding sequence ATGGAAGTTTATTTAGTGCGGCATACCCAAACGGTTTGCAAAAAAGAAATTTGTTACGGACAATCCGATGTTGGTTTATTAGCCCCTTATTTGCCTATTTTTGAAGAGATCAAAGCGCAAATTCCGGTAGGAGCAACGGTGTATTCTAGCCCGTTATCTCGGTGCGTTTATTTGGCCAAATATCTATCGGAATCTCCCATTTTGGACCACCGTTTGCTAGAAATGAATTTTGGAGATTGGGAGTTGCAACCCTGGAACGCCATTGCACCTGAGGAGTTGCAGCCCTGGATGGATGATTTTGTAAACATACAGGTGCCTAACGGAGAATCTTTTGTAGAACTGTACCAAAGAGTAGATGATTTTTTTAAAAAAGAACTCCTTTCAAACCCTTCGGGCCCGGTGGTATTAGTAACGCATGCTGGAGTAATCCGAAGTATTTTATGTAAAATAAGCTCTTTGGCCTTAAAAGATGCTTTTCAAAACAAAGTAGATTTTGGTGCGGTTATCCAAATTAAAATCGGGTAG
- a CDS encoding rhodanese-like domain-containing protein produces the protein MWTRIKKLLGWTPAVDYVDLLQKGAVIIDVRTASEFQQGHIKQAINMPLNGLNLSISKIKKDTIIITCCASGMRSAAAKNTLKSIGFTTVYNGGGWSSLQNKISH, from the coding sequence ATGTGGACACGTATAAAAAAATTATTAGGATGGACTCCAGCGGTAGATTATGTAGATTTACTTCAAAAAGGGGCTGTTATTATTGATGTTAGAACTGCTTCAGAATTCCAACAAGGCCATATAAAACAAGCAATCAATATGCCTCTGAATGGACTCAATCTATCCATATCAAAAATTAAAAAAGATACCATAATAATCACCTGTTGTGCTTCCGGAATGCGTAGTGCTGCAGCCAAAAATACCTTAAAATCAATTGGATTTACTACCGTGTATAATGGCGGAGGTTGGAGTAGTTTACAAAACAAAATATCTCATTAA
- a CDS encoding DMT family transporter yields the protein MNWLLLIIAGLFEVLFAFCLGKAKETTGTESNAWYLGFLLSLIMSMSLLIKAAQSLPLGTAYVVWTGIGAVGTVLVGILFFKDPVTLWRLFFLTTLIGSIIGLKTLGN from the coding sequence ATGAATTGGTTACTTTTAATTATTGCAGGATTATTTGAGGTGCTTTTTGCCTTTTGTTTAGGTAAAGCCAAGGAAACAACTGGAACCGAATCTAATGCATGGTATTTGGGTTTTTTGTTATCCTTAATAATGAGTATGTCACTGCTAATTAAAGCAGCCCAAAGCTTACCCTTGGGTACTGCATACGTAGTCTGGACAGGGATTGGAGCTGTTGGCACGGTGCTGGTAGGAATATTATTTTTTAAAGATCCAGTAACTCTCTGGAGATTGTTTTTTTTAACCACATTAATTGGGTCTATTATTGGTCTTAAAACGTTGGGAAACTAG